Proteins encoded by one window of Pseudomonas tructae:
- a CDS encoding MdtB/MuxB family multidrug efflux RND transporter permease subunit, producing the protein MNLSRLFILRPVATTLSMLAIVLAGLIAYKMLPVAALPQVDYPTIRVMTLYPGASPQVMTSAVTAPLERQFGQMPGLTQMASTSSGGASVLTLRFSLDMNMDVAEQQVQAAINAASNLLPSDLPAPPVYNKVNPADTPVLTLAIASQTMPLPKLNDLVDTRVAQKIAQIGGVGMVSIAGGQRQAVRIKVNPDALASAGLNLADVRSLIGASNVNQPKGNFDGPTRVSMLDANDQLRSPEEYANLILAYNNGAPLRLKDVAEIVDGAENERLAAWANQNQAVLLNIQRQPGANVIEVVDRIKAMLPSITDNLPAGLDVTVLTDRTQTIRASVKDVQHELLIAIALVVMVTFVFLRRVSATIIPSVAVPLSLIGTFAVMHLAGFSINNLTLMALTIATGFVVDDAIVMLENISRHIEEGETPMQAALKGARQIGFTLISLTFSLIAVLIPLLFMADVVGRLFREFAITLAVAILISLVVSLTLTPMMCARLLKREPKEHEQGRFYRASGAWIDWMIDYYGRGLQWVLRHQPLTLLVAVATLGLTVLLYLVVPKGFFPVQDTGVIQGISEAPQSVSFSAMSQRQQQLSAVILKDPAVQSLSSYIGVDGDNATLNSGRLLINLKPHGERDLTAAQVIARLQPEVDKLLGIRLFMQPVQDLSIEDRVSRTQYQFSLSSPDAELLAQWSGKLVDALQQRPELTDVASDLQDKGLQVYLVIDRDAASRLGINVADITNALYDAFGQRQISTIYTQASQYRVVLQAEAASSIGPQVLEQIHVKASDGGQVRLSSLARIEQRQAQLAIAHIGQFPAVMMSFNLGDGVALGEAVKVIEQVQQDIGMPVGVQTRFQGAAEAFQASLSSTLLLILAAVVTMYIVLGVLYESYIHPVTILSTLPSAAVGALLALILSGNDLGMIGIIGIILLIGIVKKNAIMMIDFALEAERNQGMAPEAAIYQAALLRFRPILMTTLAALFGAIPLMLATGSGAELRQPLGLVMVGGLLVSQVLTLFTTPVIYLYFDRLARRWRREPDAVVQAKP; encoded by the coding sequence ATGAACCTCTCGCGGCTGTTCATCCTGCGCCCGGTGGCGACCACCCTGAGCATGCTGGCCATCGTCCTGGCCGGCCTGATCGCCTACAAGATGCTGCCGGTGGCGGCCTTGCCCCAGGTCGATTACCCGACCATCCGGGTCATGACCCTGTACCCTGGCGCCAGCCCCCAGGTGATGACCAGTGCGGTCACCGCGCCCCTTGAGCGTCAGTTCGGGCAGATGCCCGGGCTGACCCAGATGGCCTCGACCAGCTCCGGCGGCGCCTCGGTGCTGACCCTGCGCTTTAGCCTGGACATGAACATGGACGTTGCCGAGCAACAGGTGCAGGCGGCGATCAACGCTGCCAGCAATCTGCTGCCCAGCGACCTGCCGGCACCGCCGGTGTACAACAAGGTCAACCCGGCCGACACCCCGGTGCTGACCCTGGCGATTGCCTCGCAAACCATGCCGCTGCCCAAGCTCAACGACCTGGTCGACACCCGGGTGGCGCAAAAAATCGCCCAGATCGGAGGCGTCGGCATGGTCAGCATCGCCGGCGGCCAGCGCCAGGCGGTGCGGATCAAGGTCAACCCCGATGCCCTGGCCTCGGCCGGGCTGAACCTGGCCGACGTGCGCAGCCTGATCGGCGCGTCCAACGTCAACCAGCCCAAAGGCAACTTCGACGGCCCGACCCGGGTCTCGATGCTCGATGCCAACGACCAGCTGCGCTCGCCCGAGGAGTACGCCAACCTCATCCTCGCCTACAACAACGGCGCGCCGCTGCGCCTCAAGGACGTCGCCGAGATCGTCGACGGCGCCGAGAACGAGCGCCTGGCGGCCTGGGCCAACCAGAATCAGGCGGTGCTGCTGAACATCCAGCGCCAACCCGGGGCCAACGTCATCGAGGTGGTCGACCGGATCAAGGCCATGTTGCCGTCGATCACCGACAACCTGCCGGCGGGCCTGGACGTCACGGTACTCACCGACCGCACCCAGACCATCCGCGCCTCGGTCAAGGACGTCCAGCACGAGCTGCTGATCGCCATTGCCCTGGTGGTGATGGTCACCTTCGTGTTCCTGCGCCGGGTCAGCGCCACGATCATTCCGTCGGTGGCGGTGCCGCTGTCGCTGATCGGCACCTTTGCGGTGATGCACCTGGCGGGCTTTTCGATCAACAACCTGACGCTGATGGCGCTGACCATCGCCACCGGCTTTGTGGTCGACGATGCCATCGTCATGCTGGAGAACATCTCGCGGCATATCGAGGAGGGCGAAACGCCGATGCAGGCAGCGCTCAAGGGCGCCCGGCAAATCGGTTTCACCCTGATCTCGCTGACCTTCTCGCTGATCGCGGTGCTGATCCCGCTGCTGTTCATGGCCGATGTGGTTGGCCGGCTGTTCCGCGAGTTCGCCATCACCCTGGCGGTGGCGATCCTGATTTCCCTGGTGGTGTCGCTGACCCTGACGCCAATGATGTGCGCGCGCTTGCTCAAGCGCGAGCCCAAGGAGCACGAGCAGGGCCGTTTCTACCGGGCCAGCGGCGCCTGGATCGACTGGATGATCGACTATTACGGCCGTGGCCTGCAGTGGGTGCTCCGGCACCAGCCGTTGACCCTGCTGGTGGCCGTGGCCACCCTGGGCCTGACCGTGCTGCTGTACCTGGTGGTGCCCAAGGGCTTCTTCCCGGTGCAGGACACCGGGGTGATCCAGGGCATCTCCGAGGCACCGCAGTCGGTGTCGTTCAGCGCCATGAGCCAGCGCCAGCAACAGCTCAGCGCGGTGATTCTCAAGGACCCGGCGGTGCAGAGCCTGTCGTCCTATATCGGCGTGGATGGCGACAACGCCACACTCAACAGCGGCCGCCTGCTGATTAACCTCAAGCCCCATGGCGAGCGCGACCTGACCGCCGCCCAGGTGATTGCCCGGTTGCAGCCGGAGGTCGACAAGCTGCTTGGCATTCGCCTGTTCATGCAGCCGGTGCAGGATTTGAGCATCGAAGACCGGGTCAGCCGGACCCAGTACCAGTTCAGCCTGTCATCGCCCGATGCCGAGCTGCTGGCACAGTGGAGCGGCAAGCTGGTCGATGCCCTGCAGCAGCGCCCGGAGCTGACCGATGTCGCCAGCGACCTGCAGGACAAGGGCCTGCAGGTGTACCTGGTGATCGACCGCGATGCAGCCAGCCGCCTGGGCATCAACGTCGCCGACATCACCAACGCCCTGTATGACGCCTTCGGCCAGCGGCAGATCTCGACTATCTACACCCAGGCCAGCCAGTACCGCGTGGTGCTGCAGGCCGAGGCGGCGTCGAGCATCGGCCCGCAGGTGCTGGAGCAGATTCACGTCAAGGCCAGCGACGGCGGCCAGGTGCGCCTGTCGAGCCTGGCACGCATCGAGCAGCGCCAGGCGCAACTGGCGATTGCCCATATCGGCCAGTTCCCGGCGGTGATGATGTCGTTCAACCTCGGTGACGGCGTCGCCCTGGGCGAGGCGGTCAAGGTCATCGAGCAGGTACAGCAGGACATCGGCATGCCGGTGGGCGTGCAAACCCGCTTCCAGGGCGCGGCCGAAGCCTTCCAGGCCTCGCTGTCGAGCACCTTGCTGCTGATCCTGGCGGCAGTGGTGACCATGTACATCGTGCTTGGCGTGCTCTACGAGAGCTATATCCACCCGGTGACCATCCTCTCGACCTTGCCGTCGGCAGCGGTCGGGGCCCTGCTGGCGCTGATCCTCTCCGGTAACGACTTGGGCATGATCGGCATCATCGGCATCATCCTGCTGATCGGCATCGTCAAGAAGAACGCGATCATGATGATCGACTTCGCCCTGGAGGCCGAACGCAACCAGGGCATGGCCCCAGAGGCGGCGATCTACCAGGCGGCGCTGCTGCGTTTTCGGCCGATCCTGATGACCACCCTGGCCGCCTTGTTCGGCGCCATCCCGTTGATGCTCGCCACCGGCTCCGGCGCCGAGTTGCGCCAGCCCCTGGGCCTGGTGATGGTCGGTGGGCTGCTGGTCAGCCAGGTACTGACGCTGTTCACCACACCGGTCATCTACCTGTACTTCGATCGCCTGGCGCGGCGCTGGCGCCGTGAGCCTGATGCCGTGGTGCAGGCCAAGCCATGA
- a CDS encoding efflux RND transporter permease subunit → MNLSAPFIRRPVATMLLSLAIMLLGGVSFGLLPVAPLPQIEFPVIVVQANLPGASPEVMAATVATPLERSMGAISGVTTLTSSSSQGSTRVILAFDQGRDIDAAAREVQAAINASRNLLPSGMRSMPTYKKFNPSQAPIMVLALTSSVLQKGQLYDLASTILSQSLSQVPGVGEVQIGGSSLPAVRVELEPQLLNQYGVALDDVRQTIANANQRRPKGFIEDGQRNWQVQANDQLEKAKDYEPLVIRYQDGAVLRLSHVAKVSDAVENRYNSGFFNDQDAVLLVINRQTGANIIETVNKIKEQLPALESLMPASVKLDVAMDRSPVIKATLAEAEHTLIIAVVLVILVVFLFLGNLRASLIPTLAVPVSLVGTFAAMYLCGFSLNNLSLMALILATGLVVDDAIVVLENISRHIDDGVPPMRAAYMGSKEVGFTLLSMNLSLVVVFVSILFMGGIVGSLFREFSITLAVAILVSLLVSLTLTPMLCARWLKAQPEGEQTRLQRWSEQLNQRMMAGYGRSLDWVLRHRRLTVLSLLVTIAVNIALYVVVPKTFLPQQDTGQLMGFVRGDDGLSFQVMQPKMEIYRRALLADPAVESVAGFIGGNSGTNNAMVLVRLKPISERKVSAQKIIERLRKEMPKVPGGRLFLMADQDLQFGGGRDQSTSQFLYTLQSSELSALREWYPKVVAAFKALPELTAIDAREGGGTQQITLVVDREQAKRLGIDMSMVTSVLNNAYSQRQISTIYDSLNQYQVVMEINPKYAQDPRTLEQVQVITAEGARVPLATFAHYENSLADDRVSHEGQFASESINFDIAEGYSQDQAMAAVERAVAKVGLPEDVIAKIGGTGDAFAESQKGQPFMILGALLAVYLVLGILYESYIHPLTILSTLPSAGVGALLTLYVVGSEFSLISLLGLFLLIGVVKKNAIMMIDLALQLERHDQLSPEESIRRACLLRLRPILMTTLAAILGALPLLLSHAEGAEMRQPLGLTIIGGLVFSQILTLYTTPVVYLYLDRLRHRFNRWRGVRTDAALETPL, encoded by the coding sequence ATGAACCTGTCCGCACCGTTCATCCGCCGCCCGGTGGCGACCATGCTGTTGAGCCTGGCGATCATGCTGCTCGGTGGCGTCAGCTTCGGCCTGTTGCCGGTGGCACCGTTGCCGCAGATCGAGTTCCCGGTGATCGTGGTCCAGGCCAACCTGCCGGGTGCCAGCCCCGAGGTCATGGCGGCGACCGTGGCCACGCCGCTGGAGCGCTCGATGGGGGCGATCTCCGGGGTCACCACCCTGACCAGCAGCTCAAGCCAGGGTTCGACCCGGGTGATCCTGGCGTTCGACCAGGGACGCGACATCGATGCGGCCGCGCGCGAGGTACAGGCGGCGATCAACGCCTCGCGCAACCTGCTGCCCAGTGGCATGCGCAGCATGCCGACCTACAAGAAGTTCAACCCGTCCCAGGCGCCGATCATGGTCCTGGCGCTGACCTCCAGCGTGTTGCAGAAGGGCCAGCTGTACGACCTGGCCTCGACCATCCTGTCCCAGAGCCTGTCCCAGGTGCCAGGGGTAGGGGAGGTGCAGATCGGCGGCAGTTCGCTGCCGGCGGTGCGCGTCGAGCTCGAGCCGCAGTTGCTCAACCAGTATGGCGTGGCCCTGGATGACGTGCGCCAGACCATCGCCAACGCCAACCAGCGTCGACCCAAGGGCTTTATCGAAGACGGCCAGCGCAACTGGCAGGTGCAGGCCAACGATCAGTTGGAGAAAGCCAAGGACTACGAGCCGCTGGTGATTCGCTACCAGGACGGCGCGGTGCTGCGTCTGAGCCATGTGGCCAAGGTCAGCGACGCGGTGGAGAACCGCTACAACAGCGGTTTCTTCAACGACCAGGACGCGGTGTTGCTGGTAATCAACCGCCAGACCGGCGCCAACATTATCGAGACCGTGAACAAGATCAAGGAGCAGTTGCCGGCCCTGGAGTCGCTGATGCCTGCCAGCGTCAAACTGGACGTGGCCATGGACCGCTCGCCAGTGATCAAGGCGACCCTCGCGGAAGCCGAGCATACCCTGATCATCGCCGTGGTCCTGGTGATCCTGGTGGTATTTCTGTTTCTCGGCAACCTGCGAGCCTCGTTGATCCCGACCCTGGCGGTACCGGTGTCCCTGGTGGGCACCTTCGCCGCCATGTACCTGTGCGGCTTTTCGCTGAACAACCTGTCGCTGATGGCGCTGATTCTTGCCACGGGCCTGGTGGTCGATGACGCCATCGTGGTGCTGGAGAACATCTCCCGGCATATCGACGACGGCGTGCCGCCGATGCGCGCCGCCTACATGGGCTCCAAGGAAGTCGGCTTCACCTTGCTGTCGATGAACCTGTCGCTGGTGGTGGTGTTCGTCTCGATCCTGTTCATGGGCGGTATTGTCGGCTCGCTGTTCCGCGAGTTCTCCATCACCCTGGCGGTGGCGATCCTGGTGTCCTTGCTGGTGTCCCTGACCCTCACGCCGATGCTCTGCGCGCGCTGGCTCAAGGCCCAGCCAGAGGGTGAACAGACCCGCCTGCAGCGCTGGAGCGAGCAGCTCAACCAGCGCATGATGGCCGGCTACGGGCGCAGCCTGGACTGGGTCCTGCGTCATCGACGGCTGACCGTGCTGAGCCTGCTGGTGACCATCGCGGTCAATATCGCCCTGTACGTGGTGGTGCCCAAGACTTTCCTGCCGCAGCAGGATACCGGCCAACTGATGGGCTTTGTCCGCGGCGACGACGGCCTGTCGTTCCAGGTCATGCAGCCGAAGATGGAAATCTACCGCCGCGCCTTGCTGGCTGACCCGGCGGTGGAGAGCGTCGCCGGTTTCATCGGTGGCAACAGCGGCACCAACAACGCCATGGTGCTGGTGCGCCTCAAGCCGATCAGCGAGCGCAAGGTCTCGGCGCAGAAGATCATCGAGCGCCTGCGCAAAGAGATGCCCAAGGTACCGGGTGGCCGACTGTTCCTGATGGCCGACCAGGACCTGCAGTTCGGCGGCGGCCGCGACCAGAGCACCTCGCAGTTCCTCTACACCCTGCAAAGCAGCGAGTTGTCGGCCCTGCGTGAGTGGTACCCGAAAGTGGTCGCAGCGTTCAAGGCATTGCCGGAGCTGACCGCCATCGACGCCCGCGAAGGCGGCGGCACCCAGCAGATCACCCTGGTGGTCGACCGCGAGCAGGCCAAGCGCCTGGGCATCGACATGAGCATGGTCACCTCGGTGCTCAACAACGCCTATAGCCAGCGGCAGATCTCGACCATCTACGACAGCCTCAACCAGTACCAGGTGGTGATGGAGATCAACCCCAAGTACGCCCAGGACCCGCGCACCCTGGAGCAAGTCCAGGTAATCACCGCCGAGGGCGCCCGGGTACCGCTGGCGACCTTCGCCCACTACGAGAACAGCCTGGCCGACGACCGCGTCAGCCACGAAGGCCAGTTCGCCTCCGAGAGCATCAACTTCGACATCGCCGAAGGCTACAGCCAGGATCAGGCCATGGCCGCGGTGGAGCGGGCAGTGGCCAAGGTCGGCTTGCCCGAGGATGTGATCGCCAAGATCGGCGGCACCGGTGATGCCTTCGCCGAAAGCCAGAAGGGCCAGCCATTCATGATCCTTGGCGCCTTGCTGGCGGTGTACCTGGTGCTGGGCATCCTTTATGAAAGCTACATTCACCCACTGACCATCCTCTCGACCCTGCCATCGGCCGGGGTAGGGGCCTTGCTCACCTTGTACGTGGTCGGCAGCGAGTTCAGCCTGATCTCCCTGCTGGGCCTGTTCCTGCTGATCGGCGTGGTGAAGAAGAACGCGATCATGATGATCGACCTGGCCCTGCAACTGGAGCGCCACGATCAGTTGAGCCCGGAGGAGTCGATCCGCCGTGCCTGCCTGTTGCGCCTGCGGCCGATCCTGATGACTACTCTGGCGGCCATCCTCGGCGCCTTGCCGCTGCTGCTCAGCCACGCCGAAGGCGCCGAGATGCGCCAGCCCCTGGGCCTGACCATCATCGGCGGGCTGGTCTTCAGCCAGATCCTCACGCTCTACACCACCCCGGTGGTCTACCTCTATCTGGACCGCTTGCGCCATCGCTTCAACCGCTGGCGCGGCGTGCGTACCGACGCTGCTTTGGAAACCCCGCTATGA